The following are encoded in a window of Bacteroidota bacterium genomic DNA:
- the smpB gene encoding SsrA-binding protein SmpB → MAEPEEEKLVTTNRKARHDYTILDTYEAGLVLKGTEVKSLRQGKANLTDGYASLKNGEMWLFGMHISPYEQGSYSNVDPVRTRKLLFHKSEIRKLVAKMQQKGLTLVPLKVYFKNNVAKVLIGVAQGKKSYDKRADIAEREVKRDLRRKYAR, encoded by the coding sequence ATGGCAGAACCGGAAGAGGAAAAACTCGTCACCACAAATCGCAAAGCCCGACACGACTATACCATTCTCGACACCTACGAAGCAGGTCTTGTACTCAAAGGAACAGAAGTAAAATCGCTGCGACAGGGAAAAGCCAACCTCACCGACGGCTACGCAAGTCTCAAAAACGGGGAGATGTGGCTTTTTGGCATGCACATTTCCCCTTATGAACAGGGAAGCTATTCCAATGTTGATCCTGTGCGAACACGAAAGCTCTTGTTCCACAAGAGTGAAATTCGAAAACTTGTCGCAAAAATGCAGCAAAAGGGGCTTACACTCGTCCCCCTGAAAGTGTATTTCAAGAACAATGTGGCAAAAGTCCTTATCGGCGTTGCGCAAGGAAAGAAATCGTACGACAAGCGTGCAGATATTGCCGAACGTGAAGTAAAGCGTGATTTACGAAGAAAGTATGCAAGGTAA